The Caproicibacterium lactatifermentans genome contains a region encoding:
- the dinB gene encoding DNA polymerase IV — MDRIILHSDCNCFYASVEMLYHPELRNRPFAVGGDPQRRHGIILTKNQPAKDCGIKTGEALWQARRKCPDLAVLPPRFALYRKFSDRARQLYLQYTDMVEPFGLDEAWLDVTGSVSSPREGVRLADELRCRVHQELGITVSVGVSWNKVFAKLGSDYKKPNATTAFLRDNWKSRIWPLPVSNLLFVGRATQQKLLEYGVHTIGDLAAMPPKVLQARFGKSGPLLWSYANGLDTSPVERWGSRSAVKSIGNSTTTPRDLTCNTDVKVVFLVLADSVAHRLREQGFSARTVSISVRDTHLHTFTRQHTCPQYTNITREIAESAYQLFCSNYHWSLPVRSVGITVSDLLPAGQNIQTSLFRDEKKRMRAENLDATLDGLKKRYGNACVQPAVLLEDTQLSGTSSGSICALPPAAEKKN, encoded by the coding sequence TTGGATCGTATCATCCTGCATAGTGACTGTAACTGTTTCTATGCCTCTGTAGAAATGCTGTACCATCCGGAGCTGCGGAACCGCCCCTTTGCGGTGGGCGGCGACCCCCAGCGACGGCACGGCATCATTTTGACCAAAAACCAGCCAGCTAAGGACTGCGGCATAAAGACCGGTGAAGCACTGTGGCAGGCACGTCGAAAGTGTCCGGATCTTGCTGTGCTGCCGCCGCGTTTTGCACTGTACCGAAAATTTTCCGACCGTGCAAGGCAGCTTTACCTGCAGTATACCGATATGGTAGAACCATTTGGTCTGGATGAAGCGTGGCTGGATGTGACCGGCAGCGTTTCCTCTCCGCGGGAGGGTGTCCGGCTGGCAGACGAACTGCGGTGCCGCGTTCATCAGGAACTGGGCATTACCGTCAGCGTCGGTGTCAGCTGGAACAAAGTTTTCGCCAAGCTGGGCAGTGATTACAAGAAGCCAAATGCCACCACGGCCTTTCTGCGAGACAACTGGAAAAGCCGAATCTGGCCGCTGCCGGTCAGCAACCTGCTGTTTGTCGGCCGAGCCACCCAGCAAAAACTGCTGGAATACGGTGTGCACACCATCGGTGACCTGGCGGCCATGCCGCCGAAAGTACTGCAGGCACGCTTCGGAAAAAGCGGGCCGCTGCTGTGGAGCTATGCCAACGGACTGGACACGTCCCCTGTGGAACGCTGGGGAAGCCGTTCCGCCGTTAAATCCATCGGCAACTCCACCACAACCCCGCGTGACCTAACCTGCAATACAGACGTGAAAGTCGTTTTTCTGGTTCTCGCGGACAGCGTTGCTCATCGCCTGCGGGAACAGGGATTTTCTGCACGCACGGTTTCCATCAGCGTACGCGACACGCACCTGCACACATTTACCCGACAGCACACCTGTCCGCAGTATACCAACATCACCCGTGAAATTGCCGAAAGCGCCTACCAGCTCTTCTGCTCAAACTATCACTGGTCGCTGCCAGTGCGCAGTGTGGGCATTACGGTTTCGGATCTGCTGCCGGCAGGACAGAACATACAAACTAGCCTGTTCCGGGACGAAAAGAAACGAATGCGCGCTGAAAATCTGGACGCCACATTGGACGGCCTGAAAAAGCGCTACGGGAATGCCTGTGTACAGCCTGCGGTCCTGTTGGAAGACACACAGCTGAGCGGCACCTCCTCCGGGAGCATCTGTGCCCTGCCACCTGCCGCAGAAAAGAAGAATTGA
- a CDS encoding ABC transporter substrate-binding protein, with amino-acid sequence MHGKQMLLFAALSFYGEKRGLGVLRIKIFTRAMCGVLAAALLAGCGTAAASSAVSSSAAPVKSAVSADSSTQRIVTFQDALGYTVSVKSWKRVVAAYGSFAETWKLAGGSVVGVTSDAIEEKRVQKTDGLQVVGSVEKPNLEKILAASPDFVLLSASLPEHTKLHAALTKAGIPHAYFRVETFTDYLSMLQQLCSMTGRSDLYHKNGLEVQEHIQKIIHTVQGQPKPTALLIRAYSTNATVKGENSMTGAMLKDLGAVNVATNHKNLLENLSMESILSANPDFIFTVTMGKSDAKAQAHLKQTLQSNPGWASLSAVKNKRYYQLPKDLFHYKPNDRWGESYAYLAKILYPKLASQIS; translated from the coding sequence GTGCACGGAAAGCAGATGCTGCTTTTTGCGGCACTTTCCTTTTATGGGGAAAAGAGAGGACTGGGTGTTTTGCGTATCAAAATCTTTACACGGGCCATGTGCGGTGTGCTGGCGGCAGCGCTCCTTGCCGGATGTGGTACGGCGGCTGCTTCATCTGCAGTTTCTTCCTCGGCAGCACCGGTGAAAAGTGCTGTGTCAGCGGATAGCTCCACACAGCGGATAGTCACGTTTCAGGACGCTCTTGGCTATACCGTTTCCGTAAAGTCGTGGAAACGGGTGGTGGCGGCTTACGGCAGCTTTGCAGAAACATGGAAATTGGCGGGTGGCAGCGTGGTGGGCGTGACCAGCGATGCCATAGAAGAAAAACGAGTGCAAAAGACGGACGGTCTGCAGGTCGTCGGTTCGGTCGAAAAGCCAAATCTTGAAAAAATTTTGGCAGCTTCACCGGACTTTGTCCTTCTTTCGGCCAGCCTGCCGGAACATACTAAGCTGCACGCTGCTTTGACGAAAGCGGGTATCCCGCACGCTTATTTTCGTGTGGAAACCTTTACAGATTATCTTTCTATGCTGCAGCAGCTTTGCAGCATGACCGGCCGGTCGGACCTTTACCACAAAAACGGGCTGGAGGTACAGGAACATATACAGAAAATCATCCACACCGTGCAGGGCCAGCCCAAGCCGACGGCACTTCTTATCCGAGCCTATTCAACCAATGCAACGGTCAAAGGGGAAAACTCCATGACAGGCGCCATGCTGAAAGACTTGGGCGCGGTGAACGTTGCCACGAACCACAAAAACTTGTTGGAAAATCTGAGTATGGAGTCCATTCTGTCTGCCAATCCGGATTTCATTTTTACAGTAACTATGGGGAAGAGTGACGCAAAGGCGCAGGCGCACCTAAAGCAGACGCTGCAGTCAAACCCCGGCTGGGCAAGCCTTTCGGCTGTCAAGAATAAGCGGTATTATCAGCTGCCGAAGGACCTGTTCCACTATAAACCAAATGACCGCTGGGGGGAAAGCTATGCCTATCTCGCAAAAATCCTCTACCCGAAACTCGCGTCCCAAATCTCATAA
- a CDS encoding ABC transporter ATP-binding protein — MIDFCHAKVGYPERAVLSDLTFSIPKGQITSLIGPNGCGKTTLLRTIARQLPPLDGSITLGGRLLSDFSRNEFARTVSYLPQVRRLPAITVRQLVSHGRFPYLGFSRRMREKDREAVDTAMRETGIFKWADRDLRELSGGERQRVYVAMALAQDTDIILLDEPTTYLDLHRQFELLGLLTELNRRGKTIVMVLHELSLVLRYSHQVALLFNGRLEDFDTPEALVKSGQIDRVFGVHTCRVGDGYFFTPNL; from the coding sequence ATGATTGATTTTTGTCACGCAAAAGTGGGGTATCCGGAGCGGGCAGTTTTGTCCGACCTCACCTTTTCCATACCGAAAGGACAAATTACATCACTGATCGGGCCGAATGGCTGCGGCAAAACCACTTTGCTGCGGACCATCGCCCGTCAGCTGCCGCCGCTTGATGGCAGCATTACGCTGGGTGGACGCCTGCTGTCCGACTTCAGCCGGAACGAGTTTGCCCGCACGGTTTCTTATCTGCCGCAGGTGCGCAGGCTGCCTGCCATTACGGTCCGGCAGCTGGTCAGTCACGGACGCTTTCCGTACCTCGGTTTTTCCCGCAGAATGCGGGAAAAAGACCGGGAGGCAGTGGATACCGCCATGCGGGAAACCGGCATTTTTAAGTGGGCCGACCGTGACCTGCGGGAACTTTCCGGCGGAGAAAGGCAGCGGGTGTATGTCGCTATGGCACTGGCACAGGATACAGATATTATTCTGCTGGATGAGCCAACCACATATTTGGACCTGCACCGTCAGTTTGAACTGCTGGGCCTTTTGACAGAGCTGAACCGACGGGGCAAAACGATTGTTATGGTTCTGCACGAACTGTCATTGGTTCTGCGGTACAGTCATCAGGTTGCACTGCTGTTCAATGGACGGCTGGAAGACTTCGATACACCGGAAGCACTGGTGAAGTCTGGGCAGATTGACCGTGTCTTTGGGGTGCATACCTGCAGGGTCGGGGACGGTTATTTTTTTACACCGAATTTATAA
- a CDS encoding FecCD family ABC transporter permease → MPISQKSSTRNSRPKSHNRTALLLMAVAAAAAVLLSLCCGSQPYSLQQMIFAVSHRDTDSTVWQVLVNVRVPRTLAAGLAGCALAVAGAVIQAVLNNAMASPNVIGINAGAGFFGLLAAVFAPPAMGLVPISSFLGAFCTALFIYALAVRAAFSRTVLILAGIAVGSMLTAGINTITLLEPNAVASSSSFMLGGFSGVALENVQSAFFYILVGLLLAGFLAENLDVLQLGEESAASLGLNVQRTRFLAILAAALLAGAAVSFAGLLSFVGLLVPHIVRRLVGGRNVWVLPACALSGTAFVLLCDTLARVIFAPFEFPVGIILSLLGGPFFLSLLLRHRKGRLYD, encoded by the coding sequence ATGCCTATCTCGCAAAAATCCTCTACCCGAAACTCGCGTCCCAAATCTCATAACCGAACAGCGCTGCTGCTGATGGCTGTCGCCGCCGCGGCTGCAGTACTGCTGAGCTTGTGCTGCGGCAGTCAGCCTTATTCCCTGCAGCAGATGATTTTCGCGGTGTCCCACCGGGATACGGACAGCACAGTGTGGCAGGTCCTTGTCAATGTACGTGTACCGCGTACGCTTGCGGCGGGACTGGCGGGATGTGCCCTGGCGGTTGCTGGTGCGGTCATTCAGGCAGTTCTCAACAACGCCATGGCAAGCCCAAATGTGATTGGCATCAATGCAGGCGCAGGCTTTTTTGGCCTGTTGGCGGCGGTATTTGCTCCGCCGGCGATGGGACTGGTGCCCATTTCCTCTTTTTTGGGTGCCTTTTGTACGGCTCTTTTTATCTATGCGCTGGCTGTTCGTGCGGCCTTTTCCCGTACAGTGCTGATATTGGCGGGCATTGCGGTGGGCAGTATGCTGACAGCGGGCATTAACACCATTACCCTGCTGGAACCGAACGCAGTGGCCAGCTCCAGCAGCTTTATGCTGGGCGGCTTTTCCGGTGTTGCACTGGAAAATGTTCAATCCGCTTTCTTTTATATTCTGGTAGGATTGCTGCTGGCCGGATTCCTTGCGGAAAATTTAGATGTACTGCAGCTGGGGGAGGAAAGTGCCGCTAGCCTGGGGCTAAATGTACAGCGGACACGCTTTCTTGCCATCTTGGCGGCGGCTTTGCTGGCAGGTGCCGCGGTCAGTTTCGCGGGCCTGTTAAGCTTTGTGGGCCTTTTGGTGCCGCATATTGTTCGGCGCTTGGTGGGCGGCCGGAATGTCTGGGTGCTGCCGGCCTGTGCGCTGTCCGGAACAGCGTTTGTGCTGCTGTGTGATACACTGGCGCGGGTGATATTTGCGCCTTTTGAATTCCCAGTGGGAATTATCCTGTCGCTGCTGGGTGGTCCGTTTTTTCTCAGCCTGCTGCTGCGGCACAGAAAGGGCCGATTGTATGATTGA
- a CDS encoding 4Fe-4S binding protein, whose amino-acid sequence MNVDYAALKKDGFMLQKQKDCFSMRLHTSGGYLSIEQMKTIYGIAERYGKGYVHLTSRQGVEIPFIKLQDIAAVRKELQEGGMEQGACGPRVRTITACQGSTVCPNGLIDTQKLAKKLDERYYCRDLPHKFKIGITGCCNNCLKTEENDLGIKGCLIPSWNEQDCIYCGACAKVCPNQCIAVDKEAKMVTIDRDKCRKCGKCVRSCPKKAWTGKVGYQLNFGGTFGNHFRKGQQLLPILYSEEQVIRAADAALDYFQKNGRPHERLALMLERVGTDGLVETLQEAVR is encoded by the coding sequence ATGAACGTTGATTATGCAGCATTGAAAAAAGACGGCTTTATGCTCCAAAAACAGAAAGACTGCTTTTCTATGCGGCTGCATACCTCAGGCGGATATTTGTCTATTGAGCAGATGAAAACGATTTATGGAATTGCCGAGCGGTACGGAAAGGGCTATGTTCACCTCACTTCCCGCCAAGGAGTAGAAATTCCATTTATTAAACTGCAGGACATTGCGGCTGTCCGCAAAGAACTGCAGGAAGGCGGCATGGAACAGGGTGCCTGCGGTCCCCGTGTGCGCACCATTACTGCCTGTCAGGGCAGCACGGTTTGCCCGAACGGCCTAATTGATACACAGAAACTGGCTAAGAAACTGGACGAGCGCTATTACTGCCGTGACCTGCCCCATAAATTTAAGATTGGTATTACGGGCTGCTGCAATAACTGCCTGAAAACGGAAGAAAATGACCTTGGCATTAAGGGCTGTTTGATTCCATCATGGAATGAGCAGGACTGTATCTACTGTGGTGCCTGTGCAAAGGTCTGCCCTAATCAGTGCATTGCGGTTGACAAGGAAGCCAAAATGGTTACGATTGACCGGGACAAGTGCAGAAAGTGCGGCAAATGCGTCCGGTCCTGCCCGAAAAAGGCGTGGACAGGAAAAGTAGGTTACCAGTTGAACTTTGGCGGCACATTCGGGAACCACTTCCGCAAGGGCCAGCAGCTGCTGCCAATTTTGTACAGTGAGGAGCAGGTCATTCGGGCGGCGGATGCGGCACTCGATTATTTTCAGAAAAACGGCCGGCCGCATGAGCGCCTTGCCCTGATGCTGGAACGCGTCGGAACGGACGGCTTAGTTGAAACGCTGCAGGAAGCAGTGCGGTAA